One genomic window of Streptomyces sp. NBC_01498 includes the following:
- a CDS encoding exodeoxyribonuclease VII small subunit — MANKDSGTAPAAGAEAPGYEQARDELIDVVRRLETGGTTLEESLALWERGEELARVCRRWLEGARARLDASLTDPASGASAADRDS, encoded by the coding sequence ATGGCCAACAAGGACAGCGGGACGGCGCCGGCCGCCGGCGCGGAGGCGCCCGGCTACGAGCAGGCACGGGACGAGCTGATCGATGTCGTACGGCGCCTGGAGACGGGCGGTACGACACTGGAGGAGTCGCTGGCGCTGTGGGAGCGCGGCGAGGAGCTGGCCCGGGTGTGCCGCCGCTGGCTGGAGGGCGCCCGCGCCCGGCTGGACGCCTCCCTGACCGACCCGGCGTCCGGGGCGTCCGCTGCGGACCGCGACTCCTGA
- a CDS encoding malonic semialdehyde reductase — MSLVLDPAAQDLLFREAHTANTFTDEPVTEEQIQAVYDLVKFGPTAFNQTPLRVVLVRSPEARERLVQHMNEGNKAKTSTAPLVAVLAADNEFHEELPNLFPAFPAAKDAFFSERPVREQNAGMDAALQAAYFIVGIRAAGLAAGPMSGFDHAGVQKEFLDGDHTPLMVVNIGKPGENASYPRSPRLSFDEVVTTV, encoded by the coding sequence ATGTCTCTCGTTCTCGACCCCGCCGCCCAGGACCTCCTCTTCCGCGAGGCCCACACCGCCAACACGTTCACCGACGAGCCGGTGACCGAGGAGCAGATCCAGGCGGTCTACGACCTGGTGAAGTTCGGCCCGACCGCCTTCAACCAGACCCCGCTGCGCGTCGTCCTGGTCCGCTCCCCCGAGGCACGCGAACGCCTTGTCCAGCACATGAACGAGGGCAACAAGGCCAAGACGTCCACCGCGCCGCTGGTCGCCGTCCTCGCCGCGGACAACGAGTTCCACGAGGAACTGCCCAACCTCTTCCCGGCCTTCCCCGCCGCGAAGGACGCCTTCTTCTCCGAGCGCCCGGTCCGTGAGCAGAACGCCGGCATGGACGCCGCCCTCCAGGCCGCCTACTTCATCGTCGGCATCCGCGCCGCCGGTCTGGCCGCGGGCCCGATGAGCGGCTTCGACCACGCCGGTGTCCAGAAGGAGTTCCTGGACGGCGACCACACGCCCCTGATGGTCGTGAACATCGGCAAGCCGGGCGAGAACGCCTCGTACCCCCGCTCGCCGCGCCTGTCGTTCGACGAGGTCGTCACGACCGTCTGA